The genomic segment agtggtccccaacctttttgaggttggggaccggcagggcaactgcccggccgcgcatgctcGCCTGCGCACATGttccatgcgcggccgaaattgcgcatgcacgattttggccgcacatggcatatgtgcgcatgcgcagcccagccgcggccctgattccctctcccccccccctgcagtaagaagcttcccggcccgcaagcttgcggcctgggaagttttttactgcgggggggtggggagagggagccgcggcccgcgggttggggaccactgttctatatgataAATGCTATCTTCTCTATTGAAGGCAGACTCTGAAAGCATTAAGAGCAAACAAACTTAAAGTCTTGATATGTTCATCCTTTAGAAAGGGTCAGAGGTAGAGACAATAGAGCACCTGTCTTCGGAAAAATGGCAGTTATTTAAAAATATCTCTTCAATCCTGATTGGCTAGTTAGCATTTGTGTTTATGCACACTACTTCAGATACAGCGAAACAAGACATCCTCAACCATTACAAATGGGGTGGGGatggttaattgccaggaagggatatatatatatatccttatagCCATACCAACTGACATTTGTATGTGTTTGAGAAAATTGCAAATATAATATAAAAGTATTGCAGTTACCCTAACCTGTTCATTGACAcgataaaaacaatataaaaggcTGTTCTTCTTATTGCAGAAAGCAGCTTTTTTCAAACTTCAGTTTGGCTTTTTTACAGTGTATTTCCGGTTGGTATTAGGTGAAGGTTAATTGAACTTTAACTTTAGTGACAGCTTTGGCCTGAATTGATGGccagatcttggctgctaagcagggttgaccctggctagtacttggatgggagaccaacaaggaagttcagggttgctaaaCTTGAAGaggtaatggcaaactacttctgtcTGTCTCCTACCTTTAAAAACCTGTGGGTTTGCCatgtcagctgcaatttgaccaCATTTTCCACCACCAGGAGATGAAGGTTACTAGAGCTCTGACCGGAATCTAAATGAGGAATTCCATGCACACAGCAGCGGTCTTGAAGGCTAAATGGTGTATTGCATTTAGGGCTGTCCAATCATAGATATGCCATgtaactagagttgccaactggtCTGGAGAATATACAGATTTTAATAGAAACACTGTGGTTAACTGTTGCAGTTTTttcttgtatgtttgtttgtttatttgtttgtttatttatttatttatttagatttatataccgccctccccgaaggctcagggcggtttacattaaaactagtcaacgatacatgaaacatttaaaatgctAATTTGCTGGTTTCTGAGgtttgattattttttttctgttttgataTTTACTTATTTCGGATATCTCTTTGCTGCCTCTTTAGAGTCcagttcaaggcagtttacaattaaaatcaCCATTGGACATGAGAAGTGTAGAACTATCCATGAAACAAAAGCAGAATTTAAAAAAGTGAATAACACAGAAACCCCGTAATTAAGCAGCTGGGTAAAAATATGTGTTTTAGGCACCACACACATCTCaaagggggagggaattccaaatGTGAGGTGCCAGCATGGAAAATACCCTGTCTTTAGTTACCACGTGCCTCATCTCTGAAGGTAGGGGCAGAGAGAGCAAGGTTTGAGATTCAGATTGTAAGTGGAGTATTGTGTAGTGTGGGAGGAGACAGTTATTCAGGTTGATTGTGTATTGCTTCAGCACTTTTTTGATGGGCAGGCAAGCCTTATTTAATCTAGTATTTGTGAAACCACAGTACATCTGCAGCAGTAATATCCCAATCTGAATTCTTAAAGATGAGTGCTGTTATGTAATCTATTTTAAGTCTTACAGGATGGTCACTTTGGATAATATGAAGTACAGGGAACGAATTGAACTAATGGAAAAAAGAACCAAACATGAATGGAAACCAAGGCCCTGGCCTCCTTCATGTAAGTTCACtattttttaatttctgttttctAGTTCTGTATGCTAACTCTTgattaataaaaaaagaaagtattTTAAATTACAGTAGTTAGGCCAAAAAGAGGAAGGAATATTCAATTGCCTATCCAGTGGATTTTCACTAAACTACTTAAAGGgccacacagggttgccaactgtaggTTGGGATGCTCTTGGAGATTTCGGGGCAGTGCCTTTTTGTGATGGGAAGGGATCTTAGCAAGGATGTAATACCACAGACTCCGCCTTCTGCTGCTGCCATTTCCACCATGGGAACTTATCTGTGTAAATTGGAGATCGTTTTTGATTCCCGGAGCTCTCTAGGTCTAGAGCTACACACAATGAAATTCTGATTAAATGTTTTGGAAAAATTATGAAGTTATTTAGATgggatgtattttttttcttgtttaccAGTTGATTCTTTTGATTCTATGGTAAATGTAGCACTTAATttttataaaaataatatattaattaGACTTTATATTAACAAAGACAATGATTGGTGATTTACAATTTAGGAAAAGGTTAGTTAAACATGGCTAAATACACAATGCAATCAAAATCAGTTTGTGTACTATGTGGGAGAAGATTATAGTTCTAACTGGTCAGCATTTGAATAGCTCAGGCCCCAACAGAAAACACAAGTTGTGTCCTGCTGAGTTATTTAAAGTGCATGTGTGGAGGGGAATACATTCCACATAGGATATTCAGCAAATTGTTCACTACTGCTTAGAGCAAGACTGATTtttcagaagccccccccccccaatgcctctTTCAATAGATAGTTTTcgcaatattttaaatttaaatttaaacaaaGAAGGCATATAGTTAGTACTTATTTCAATTGTTCATGACCCAGGTTCCCATAAGGAATGCTATAATTTAGCTTCATAACATATGAAGAAAAAGTATCTCCAAATATGTGCAGAGATAATAAATCTACCACAGTCTTAAGAACCTTTAAACATATCTCTGTACATACTCAGAGACACTTCTTCATTTGTCGTGAAGCTGAACTTAATAAATGTATGCTATATTATTAGTAAGGTTCATATACTTAATACATTTATCACAGccttaaaatgtttaaatataaatttCTGAACTCGGATGAATAATTAACATTTTGTGTTGTGAATTGTATAGTTTATTCATTACAACTCTGAAGGAGGAAAGAATGAAGATATAGTATGGTTTACTGAGGGTTCTCAATTTAAATTGTTCTTGTATTACCCTAAAATCAATTCATAGGGTAACAGTTTATCTCCAACAATTTaatggaagaaaatgtttttGGTGAATATTGATAATGGCTGTACTGATATTCTCTTTTAGTTTATAAATTACACTTTTCAACTCCAAATTTAAAATTGCTGCTTTAAATATTTGAGTTTAATCACACTGTCTCTGCATTCCTCTCTAAATTTTCCAGCTGTAGTCTTGAAACCACTTGAGCACAGTCACAGTGAACTGTGTCCTATACAACTGCGTATAAGTATATGCGTTGGAAAGGAagggcaaaaaataaaataaagtaactaTTTCAAGGCTTATACCGTGTTTCTTGAAAATATGTAGGTTGtcatgaagggttttttttgtttgttgttgttcagtccttaacagagttacatccttctaaatctattgaagttAATGGACAGAAGGGtatataactctatttaggaaAGCACTGTCAGAAATGTTGCTTACAGACATTATTTGCACTTGACACCTATTGAAGTCAGTACACTTGTAGTCTACAAATTAGTGACTGTACTTCCTTGGAATTAAGCACTACTGAATTTAGTGTAGTTCACAAATAAACAAGTTTATTTTCAAGTCATGTTGCTTCCTATGGAATGTAGGAACAACTAACTTGTAGGTTGAGCCTGGTCACTACAAATTACTATATAGCTCTCTCACTGTTCATCCTCAAATGTCTTATGATTTTAGTATTTATTTTGTCTCCctttataaatgcaataaaatacaaaatatcttTTGTATTTTCCCTGTTCAagattttccttcccttttgttTTCAATTATGTGAAATAATACTTCTGGGCTTGGTGTATTATTAATTCCAGTGTTAATCTACTATTTTTTTCTCCTCTTGTCTTTCTGTCCTTACCCTATGTAGTGTTTTTTGAGAAGAGAACTGGGTTATGGTTTTCCTTGGGCCATTTTTCAGAAATTACCTTGTTCTTCCTAAACTGTATTGCTGAGACCCCTTAAATATGAAACTTactcagaaaaagaaaataagaatttCCATTGACTTCTTAAAGCATTCTGTATTTCAAATTATCTTACAATTTGAAAAACCTGTAAGATCATTAGATTTATTTGTACCGTTTtttattcttaatatattttaaaggtttAAACCTAAGATATTTTAACTATACATCCTAAaactataaaacaataaaatagtgcTGTAGCCTAATTAGCCCTAACTAGTTTgagcttgtcagagcttggaagctaagcagagtcagccatggttagtacttggatgggagaaaccAAGGTTGCTGTGGACCTCTGATCACCTGTTGacttgaaaactccatgaggaGACAGTTGTTTGCAACTTCATGgtacttattattattaccataattattatcatcatcattatcagaaGATGATGGCAAACATTTTAACAAGACCACTGATCTTACAGGTATTCTTGTCAGGGAGCTAGGGTTTGCTGTCATGTAAAATTTATTTCATGCAATTTTAATCCCATCATTCCTCTAAGCAACTCAGAATGAGCTGCATGGAACTCCTGTCTTCTggcttatcttcacaacaaccttatgaggtagactaggcagagaaaatggctggccaAAGGTTATATGCTAAGTTTCAAGGCAAATAATGATTTAAACCTTGGCATCCTCAGTACTAATCCTGTGCTCCAAGGTTCCCTCTACACATTACAATCGCATCCTCTTCATTAATTTAATATATACCaccctttccttgtggctcataTTTGTTGGAGAACAACATGGAATGAGAGTTTTGTGTTTCTCAGATCCACACTGGTTCTTTTTCTGTTTGCAACTATAGCAAACTGAGAGAAGCAGCTTTagcctctctccctttctgttgTTGCATCTGCACACGACCTCATGGATTTCTTGTTGGCTCTGTTGCAAAACTTACATGTAACTTGATTTTTACAACAGAGCTAATAGCAGTTCTATGGGATTCAAAAAGAGCAGATGCAAAAACAGCAGGGGACATGCACCAAAGGCACAACACTCCCATCGCATATGGGATGCAAAGTCTTATGTTCCTCAGCAAACAAGGATTTTGTAATGTGCAGATGAAGCCTGTCTATGAGCATGGTAGATAGGGGTGGGTGGAGAAAACTTAAAAGTCAGTAGAAACAACCTGTAAAATGTTTATCATAAATGCTAATTACCTAATTTTCAGAATAATTAGTTTTTATTATCTTCTGAGTGATTTCATTTTGTTCCCATTTCTAttatgttttccttttttctgtcttggaccatttatgcactgggaacttcactgccccagcttccatgcaagaacacaaattgggggcggatgaggttcaccgggccaaatgctcccccatgtgggtgcaggaagaggtggggcaacctgccacgactaaaactccagcctgcagcccggcatgaaacctccagtgcataaacggtcataatctTTCTTGCATTAGAAAGGTTGCATTTACTCTTTCTAATTGTTCTTCTGCTTTTATAATTTCAGAATAAAGTACAAGGAAAATCCCTTTCCATGCAGAAGGAATAATTTTTCAAAGGACAGTCCATCATTATGTACTTTGCAGCCAAATTTGAGAAAAATCATCTGTGTGGGGGATAGTTTTGTCCCTACAATTATATGTTTTTGAGCCTAAGAGATAGCACTATTTAAAGCATCCTGCAGAAGATGGCATTCATGAGATACTGGCTGTTTTGAAAGAATGCATTTATAATTTTACTGTCCAATAAAGCATATTGTACACTGATCTTGCTTGTCAATCTCTTTTTtgtccaaacaggctcattttccTGAAAGGGACAGAGTCAGGTATTATGGCCTCAGATTTACAAGTATGCAGGTtggacttaaaaacaaacaaaaaacagccagCTGCATCTGCATATTAACAAATTGCTGTACTGTAAGCCAAAACAGCAATAATGTCTcccatttttttccccagtttAAAACTTAATGTTTAAAATTTCCTTGCACAAACTGTTATAATACTTGGAGGCCTAGTTCACATGATAGAACATGATGAATTTGTATCAAGTTTTAAAGACAGGGTCATTCTATAACCTGACAGTGTCTCTTTGTATATATTGTTTGTACTGCATGTGAATCACAAGTTCCTTTCCTGCTTTGTTTATCTCCTGGGTAGTTTCTCTGACTGAATTTCCACTAACAAAGGTTGTGCTGCACTGTTTTGTCTGTatgctgtagtgcaggggtagtcaaactgcggccaaactggcagggcctcatgggaattgtagtccatggatatctggagggccgcagtttgactatccctgttgtagTGCCTGCTCCGTTTAACCTTCATTTTCATGTTGTCTTATCTACAAAATTTAAAATCCTTATATGAGAATATTTCTTCCCATTTGCAGGCTGAAGTATTATTTACATACATTTCAGTGGGCTTCACTGTTTCTTACAAAATGACACAGGCAGGCACATTTCACAAATTGGTTAGCTGGGCTCACAAATATATTTGTCTGATTTGTGATGCCGTAGGGCAGTATATACAATGATAGTTTGCACTGAGTTGGATTGAAGAATTCCATTCTGCTAACTGGGGAAAATTTTTGTCCAGAAAGCGGATAGTTGATTTAGCAGAGAGTTGTTTGAGTCTGTTGCACCTAACTTGACTAGCTTTTAGTGTAAATGCAACCACATTCACTTCAAAGAAACAGTGTTATGCATGTAGGATTGTACCCTCTAATGGAGTGAATAGAGACTTCTTTCCATGCATGGGAGCGCAGGACGTAAAATGGTGCTGGTATAAGTAGAAACATTTTCTTGATGCAGTTGATAATGTCGCTGCTTGGTCCCAAAATCCTacaactatttaatttatttattatatttatataccgccctcccttgggGGCTCAAGGCGGTTATTGCACAAATTTATAGTGTGATGCTGTGCCACACAGGGGCTTCTAATCATGGCATCAGTGCCAACTTTTAaagccatccgtggtctgggcctcATATGTGAGACTGCCTCCCTCCTTATGCCCTctgcagagcactttgctctgtgggtacaaatctgttggAGATCTGTGGCCCAAGGGAGGTATGTGGGggctttttgttcctggcccatACCTGATTGAATGAGCTTCCAGATATGCTGAGGACCCTGTTCTGCGGGGCtttcaaaacggagctcttccgccaggtctttgagGCCTAGGCAAGTAAGATTCAGGCCCCTTTCTGTGCTAGCTAGGTCATCAGGCTACCTCTGAGGCAAGTTTGCAAAGTCTATTgagttgggggagagggagttcTGTCACCTCCAAGGGTggtttttatttgggttttattaTTGCTTTATGGAGTTTTACTGTAAGGGatttttgttacccaccactagTCACTGTGTGGAAATGGCGGGCTATAActtgaattataaataataaaataaatcaaatatcGATTTCATAAAAAATATAATAGGCATATGAACTGAATGTATTCAAAGGAATCATTTCCATCTATTTTTATAATGACCAGTATGtgttcagaatcagaatacctttattggcatgtatTATCttctgacagtgcagtcctaaaccatGTTACATCCTTTTAAGCCCACTGATCTTAGAAGACTTTGAAGAGTTAACGTTGCTCAGGAATGTACATTGAATTTTGCTTCCTTACATCCAGTGATTCAGCATGTTTCTGCTTATTCTGTTAAGTACTTCATAGTAATTTTTGCTTCAGTTCATCCCATTATGGTGATGTAGAAACAATTTAGTTTTGTGAGAACTTGACATAGTACTATTCGTCATCGTAAAGTAGCTTTTGCATAGTACTATTCGTCATCGTAAAGTAGCATTTGCACCTGCCATCTTTATTTGTTCTTACTGGACTGCATGACATGCTTCATGATTTCTCTGTTGTATTAAATAAAGCCTTAGAAAGTGATGAATCTGAAACAAAGGAAGCTACTGATACAAGTGAAGAGCCAAAGGTTGCAGCTGCAGAAGAGTCTGAAGGAGTAATTGGTGGTGAATCTCAGGTCCAGAGTGAAGAACATGCAGAATCTATGGAATTGGAGAAGGGGGAAGAATCACCTGTTGAGGAGGCAACCTCTGCTGTGCCAGGAGGAGAGCAGGAAGCTCCTGCTAACTCAGAGGCAACTCAAGATTAAGGTTTATGTTAATGGAATTTCTGTTAACAGTTTTGTCTCCCACCACAGGAAGCACTACTCTGCTCCCAGTAGAACCCACAATCCTCCAAGTGGAAACAAGCTGCATGATAACACTTTAATTTTCATTTAAATGCTCTTGAGATTTCACGTCAGCTGTAGTGTTAACACTTT from the Paroedura picta isolate Pp20150507F chromosome 10, Ppicta_v3.0, whole genome shotgun sequence genome contains:
- the LOC143819110 gene encoding uncharacterized protein LOC143819110, giving the protein MPLFRVAWQTLASRFGRAAPQLYGHVPFRQMSSGSLLGSSRENLIYGLLAVGFSGACIFYSYRMVTLDNMKYRERIELMEKRTKHEWKPRPWPPSSLESDESETKEATDTSEEPKVAAAEESEGVIGGESQVQSEEHAESMELEKGEESPVEEATSAVPGGEQEAPANSEATQD